The Terriglobia bacterium genome segment ACACGCATGTCTATTCCAACAATCTTTATCTGGAAATTCTTGCGGGCAGCGGCGTCTTTGGATTAGCGGCCTTTCTGTTCGTCCTGGCCTTTCGAAAATGGGGATACGGCCCCGCTTCGATGGCCACTGGAATGTTTCTCGTTCACGGCATGGTGGACGTGTTCGTGATGGCCACCCCCATTTACTTTGCTTTCTGGATGTTTCTCGGGATGGAGGACAAATGACTCGATGGATTTGTGTAACAGTGTTTCTGTTGTCGTGCAGTCCGGCATTCGCGATGCCGGAATTTTTACAGCTTTATCGAACTGACCCGTTTCGCAATCCCGCCGTCGACGGCTGTATCACCTGCCACATGAGTCCCGAAGGCGGCGATGCGCGAAACACGTTCGGCCAGGCCTTCGAGAGTGGCGGCGAAATGATCACGCCGATGTTGCGCGCTCAATTTCCGGACCGCTTCGTTTATCCCATGTCCAAGGTGAGCGATAGCGTTACGGTTTATTTCTCCGACCCGAACAATCAGCAGATGGTGATGGAAACCGGGGGTGTGAAGTGTCTCATCGACATTACGAAGCGATCCGTTAACGGTGCGGCGGCATCTGCGCCGGCCGCCGCGGCTGCGCTGTCAGCTCCGGCTTCCGCTCCGGCGCCCGCAAAAGAAATTCCAGTGGATACTTACGCGCACGAAGGCGCCTTCTTCGGATCGAACGTCGTCAATCTTCCTGATGGTAAACCTCAGAAGAAGGGTGGATGGGACTTCTGGGTCGGTCACCGGTTCACTACGGATATCAAGGCAGCTGGAGCCAGCGGTCTGCTCGGTTTCGACTTTCCGGCAGTCGTTGCATTCGGCGTCAGGGTCGGCGTTACCGATCAGATCAGCGTCACGGTGCTGCGAACGGCATTCAGCAAGACCATCTCGCTGAGCACCGCGATTCAACTGACCCGCCAGAACGAGGAGATGCCGGTGACGCTGCAATTCAGGGGCGGAGTCGACGGACAGCATAACTTCGGCCTGTACGATCCGACTCCGACGACACCGCGGCAGTACTCACCGTTTCTTCAAATGGTGGGCACCCGGACCTTCAAGGATCGCGTGTCGGTTACCGCGAGCCCGACATTTGCGTTCAATACCAGAAACGAGTCGTTGGGGGATAACCTTCCCGCTCTCGGGTTCGGTTTTAACCACAACAACACGATTTCGCTGGGTCTCGGCGCCGGCGTCCGCGTCCTGCCGACGGTCTCAGTTGTCGGCGAATATATCCCGCGGCTGTGGGGATTCCTCGGAGAAGACCGCGATAAACCCGGAGTCTCGACAAACCGTTCCGGTGTGTCCTTCGGCCTGCAGAAATCCACCTTCCGGCACACCTTCGAACTCGTGGTTTCCCGCCAGTTGCAGATGACCCCCGTGCAGGTTGCCCTTCAGGGCGGCACCCGGTTCATGCTCGGCTTCAACATTTACAGGAAGATTAAATGAGGAGAAATCAGCCACAAAAGGCATAAAGGGAAAGGACCCTTTTGTGCCTCTTGTGGTTGATTCTTCTGGATTGTCATTGGACCTCGAAGTCGCCGAAGGCAGCGTGTTCGGTCTAATCGGACCGAATGGCGCCGGCAAGACGACCACAATCAAGACCTTCATGAACCTGCTCAAGCCCACGTTGGGACAATGCGAGGTGCTTGGCATCCACTCGCGAAAGCTCGATGCCGGATTTCGTATTCGCCGTTTCCCTCTGCCAAAGACGTCACGACAATTGAATGTGTTTCTGCCGCACTGACAGGAAGATCCCGAAACCCCCAAACGGGGCCGATATCTACAGGAAGATCAAGTGAGGCGTTGAAGCAAGGACGAATCACCGTACGGATGTACGGTTCTTTCCCGGTTTTCGGGGGCGGGTTTTCAAAGGCATATATATGTTTTCAAAGGCATATATATAAGGTCGGGGGCTACCCCGCATTGGCGAATGCAAGCCTGCATTTGCCGATGCAAGGCTGCATTGGCGGATGTAAGCCTGCATTCACCAATGTTCTGTTGCATTCCGAAATGCAGCCGTACATGATCGGATTCCGTCCCGCAAACTCACTTTCCAGGGTTTTTCCCCGGTAAGTGTAACAAATGCGGGGCTGCGGCCTCTTATCAGTAGAGGCGCTTATGAAGGCGACAAATGGAGCCACTGCAAGCGTATTCCGGGAGGACGTAATGACAATTCTAGAAACCATCGGGAATGTTTCAAAAGATCAGACCGTCACACTGAATTCCCACGGACACTGCTCCCGGCCGAAAATGTCAGCACTGGAGAACTGCTTCTGCTCGCGTCGCGGGCAGATGGGCCGCGTCATCCTGACCTACGACCGGAATAAGTCTGAAGTGGAGTTCTCAACCCAGGCACCAGCACATCTATGCACGACTCCGGATTCGCAACGAAGCCCTGATGATATTGTTCGATTCAGCGGAGTCCGACCGCAAATAGTCTCGAGTTTGTTCGTAATCCATTTCAAGGGCTCATCCGTGTGAGATTATCGCTTCCTTACATATGGTACCGTGTAAGGAGGAGTTTGCTATGCCGACTGCCACACTGACCAGCAAGGGACAAACCACCATCCCTCGTGAAGTGCGCGAGTTTCTAAAAGTGAAATCCGGCGATAAGCTGGAATTCAAGATTAACGAAAGCGATAAGACCGTCAGTCTTAAAGCGGTGAATATTAACGTGTCCGACCTGAAGGGCCTGCTTAATCGGAGCGGTATGAAACCATATAATCCTGCCGAACGGAAACTCGCTTTTAAAGCGCGAGCCCGCCGCAAGTGAAAGCGCTGGACACCAATATTCTGGCCAGATACCTACGGGACGACGACGTTGTTCAAGCGAAGAGAGCCGCCCATTTTATCCAGCGCGCTGTCAGGCTTGGTGAACCCCTGTATCTCAATCATGTGGTTCTGTGCGAACTCGCATGGATACTCACATCCGTTTATGACCATTCGAAAGAAGAGATCATCAGCATGATGGAGAACATCCTGCTAACGGGACAATTCGAGTTCGAAGATAAGCAGTCCATCGAGTTTGCGCTCGAGGACTATAGAAGGACGAGAGCCGATCTTGCGGACTGCCTGATCGGCCGCAGAAACTCCCAACTTGGCTGCAAAGCCACGCTCACGTTCGACCGTCGCCTCAAAGGCATCGCCGCATTCGAAGTGATCTAGTCGAACCGC includes the following:
- a CDS encoding DUF5777 family beta-barrel protein — its product is MTRWICVTVFLLSCSPAFAMPEFLQLYRTDPFRNPAVDGCITCHMSPEGGDARNTFGQAFESGGEMITPMLRAQFPDRFVYPMSKVSDSVTVYFSDPNNQQMVMETGGVKCLIDITKRSVNGAAASAPAAAAALSAPASAPAPAKEIPVDTYAHEGAFFGSNVVNLPDGKPQKKGGWDFWVGHRFTTDIKAAGASGLLGFDFPAVVAFGVRVGVTDQISVTVLRTAFSKTISLSTAIQLTRQNEEMPVTLQFRGGVDGQHNFGLYDPTPTTPRQYSPFLQMVGTRTFKDRVSVTASPTFAFNTRNESLGDNLPALGFGFNHNNTISLGLGAGVRVLPTVSVVGEYIPRLWGFLGEDRDKPGVSTNRSGVSFGLQKSTFRHTFELVVSRQLQMTPVQVALQGGTRFMLGFNIYRKIK
- a CDS encoding ATP-binding cassette domain-containing protein; amino-acid sequence: MDLEVAEGSVFGLIGPNGAGKTTTIKTFMNLLKPTLGQCEVLGIHSRKLDAGFRIRRFPLPKTSRQLNVFLPH
- a CDS encoding type II toxin-antitoxin system PrlF family antitoxin codes for the protein MPTATLTSKGQTTIPREVREFLKVKSGDKLEFKINESDKTVSLKAVNINVSDLKGLLNRSGMKPYNPAERKLAFKARARRK
- a CDS encoding type II toxin-antitoxin system VapC family toxin, giving the protein MKALDTNILARYLRDDDVVQAKRAAHFIQRAVRLGEPLYLNHVVLCELAWILTSVYDHSKEEIISMMENILLTGQFEFEDKQSIEFALEDYRRTRADLADCLIGRRNSQLGCKATLTFDRRLKGIAAFEVI